Within Runella rosea, the genomic segment CACCGAAAAGCCATCTTGCGTGGTGGCTTCAACATCCTCTAAATGATTGACTTGGAGGAGTTGGTTTTTGAGGGGAAGCACTACGGCCTGCTGCAATTCGCGGGCGGCGGCGTTGGGATAGCTCACCTGCACCGTGATCTCGGGCACGGGAATATCGGGCAGCAACGACACCGGCAGCAGCCGAAAGACTACCACGCCCAGCACCGACAGCGCCAATGCCGTAATGAGTACGGCCACGGGCCGATGCAGGAGAAAGCGCGTCATTCGTTGTTTTCTCCTTTCCGATTAATCATTTTAATCCCATTTCGCCAAGAGTGCTTTAGTAATGCCGGCATTCAATTCATTGGTTTTTATCGTTTTGCCGAACTACTCGCGGCACGTAACATAGATAGCGGAAATATCATCATTTTTTGCTAAAACAGCATAGCGGTCTCCAAAAACATAGATATGACGGGCCGCCCCCCCCTTAGGAAACTGACGTCCAATACGATACTCATACGAAGTTTGAGGTAAAGCACTGCCCGCCTCAGATGCCTCATTTACTTTAGTGACCAATACCGCCAAATAATTGGCGGGAACCATTATCGCAAGATTTTCTATATCTATCCAGCCTGTCTTGGAAGCAGTGAAGGAAATCGGGCGGGAGATCAAAGGGACCAGCTGATGCTTAGGATATAATTTGTAATCAGTACCTATTTCATCAAGTGAAAATACAGTCAGTACGTAGTTGCCCGGCCGGGACTCACTGATAAAAACCGAAATCGCTTCAATCGTTCCTTTGCGTTTTTGGGTCGAAAAAACCGTTCCTACCCCCGCCCCCGATTGGCTGGCCTTCACAAAATAGTAGTCGGTCGGCGAATGTTTCAACATCTCCCCTTGGGGGTTGCCCAAAAGAAACACTTTGCCGGAGGACTTCCGCACCGTTATTTCCGGCAATGCCAGAGGGCGCTCCCGGAGCCGGATTATCAAAGGTTGGGCAGGTTCATCTTTCTTCAACGTGAAGGTAGTGTCGGCGTACCCCAAGGCCGACACTATCATTTTCTGACCGACGACAAGGGTGCCCACGGTTAGGGTGAAGGCCCCTTCTTCATTGGCAATGGCCCCCACTTTTGCATCCGTCATGCTCAAAAGGGTGGCGTAAGGAATACCCTCCCCTTTAGCATTGACTACTTTACCTCTTACCACCGGCGTTTGGGCATTCCCAGCCAAAAAAGCACCCATTAAAAGCAAAAGTGACCACCTTTTCATTGAGCAAGACGATAGTTTAACAATAAAATAGTGTTAGCCTCTGTACCGACTGGTATGTTACGTAAGATGTCCGAGCGATTCCACCAGAGGGTTGGATTACTTCGATTCAGTTCATCCGGATAGACCGGTTTTAGATACATATTTTGATAGCAGGCCATTGGGAAGGGGATGGAGTTCTCCTTTATCTCTTCCGAGACATTCTTAAATTGTTCGGTATGCCCTGTTTTTTGATTGTACCTAACCAAGTGGTGCGAAGTGGGTGTATAGTAATGAAAAAAATTAATAACATTGTTGCGCTCACTGACAAGATTAACCATAAACGCATACTCCCCCTTTTGAAGGCGTTGCTCTACCTGCTCGGTATCAGTAGATTTCCAGTTTGTTTTTGGGAAAACCGACGTTCCAAAATCTATTTTCAAATACGGAACAATTGCCTTATTCGTAATTCTATAAATGACTTCATTGAAGGGTTCGGCATAATAAAGGGAAGAATCAATGTAGCTGAAACTGGCGGGAAAAACAGCGTCCGTAATGAGCGGATACTCCGTTGCCAATGAAGCCTGTAAATGGTTGAATTCCCGATCAACGACCTGCAGGTAGCTTTTCTCATCATAGTCCATTGTAATTACCTGATGGGCAGCATCCAAAAACTCAATATTTGATACCCAGCGCCTATACTTCTGTTCGCATTTAAAATTCCCACTTTTTAAATCATAGTAACAAACTTTAAATTGTGTTCGATCATAGATCATCAATTCATTTTTAAGCGTATCAATGGCAAAAGCATGCAGTGTGAGGTACTCCCCCATCCCGCCACCAATACGGTGTAAATGATACCGGAAGGAATTTCCTTCGTAGCAGATCAATGAATTTGTATTGACCGAAGCTAAACAGGTAAACCTACCCATTCGCTTTAATGAGGTCACAAGCCCAAAAGTCACAGTATCAGGGAATAACAACCGCTCAAAAAAAACAGTGTCGCAAAGATTCATGAAATCTCCAGAAACCGACTCTTTACACTCCAATTTAACCGTTTTTACCATCGGAGCATCCGAACCCGAGCAGGATATAACTACTGAACAGCTTATGGAAAACAACAGCCACAGAAGGTAATAAGTCCATCGTATTTTAAAAACTCTGCCCTGTAATCGCATATTCAATTACTGTTTATAAGAAGGAACATTATCCCCTCTTAGGTGACAGATAAAATCAGGATTTGTTTTGCAGTCTTGCTTCAAAAAGACTTTTTTTCCTACAAAATCACCCGCTTTAGCTTCATTATGAAAGGGAAACTGCCCTATGGCAAACATTACTGCGAGGATTAAAACGATTGATACTGCTTTATGTTTTTTCATAAGATGGCTTTTATAAGTGGATTCCGATAAAACACGCTAATTTGGGTTAAACTTTTAACAAAATCTAACCCAAATCAGAAGGCATTCTACATCTTTATAGTAGGCCAATCCGTTAGGCGGCAAACGTAAGAGGGGTCTGACTTGCAATGATTGCACAGAAATACTTTTTTGTACCCTACATGATCACCTGCCTTTACTGAATTACTTACGAATGTTAAACCCACTACCATTGCGGTGACGGTGAGTACGGCCAATACTTTGATGTTGGTTATTTTTTTCATAGTGCATAAATGTTTAGTGAACAATACAAAAATAGCTGCCGTCTCCTTCAGCATCAATCCCCTGAAAGTACATTTCGGTATAGTCTATTTTGCTATTTTATGCCAAAGTGCTCTCGCCATTCTTTTCTTATTTCGCCTACCCAAAGCAGCAGGTCGTTATTGGTCTTTAAATGTAGTTTTTCCATGATGTTTATCTTGTGGTTTTTGACCGTTTCAGCACTGATAAACAAACTCAATCCAATTTGTGCATTGGTAAAACCTTCACACAGCAGCGATAACACTTCCCGTTCTCTGCTGCTGAGAACGTCAAAGAAGACCAAGTTGCCGGTCGTTTTAACCTGCTTACGTGCCATTTGTCGCTGCAAGCCTTCGCTAAAATAAAAATACCCCTCACTTATTTGCCACAAACAGGTCAGGTATTCATCAAAGACGCATCCCGACAACAACAGTGCGTGCATTTGTACATTGGCCACCACAACCGCCGCTGCCTGCGATAAGGCCGTCAATACAATGATTCGGGTCAGCGGCGCATTTTTGGCAAATAAGCGCGCAATCTCCATGCTGTTTTCATGGGTCACTTCGATGATGACAAAATCCGCCTGTTCCCTCACACTGATGGGCAATACCTCCCCAACCGTACATGATTCATACATTGTGGCCTCGGCCTGCAATGCCCTGAAATAATCCCTCAAGCGCGTAGCGCCCTCTACATTAATCAGCAGTATTTTTTTATCTTTAAGCATGAGCGATTCAATCAGGATTTTCTTTTTTCTTTAACCTCACCCGCGCATCGTGCCCCAAATTCAGGTTTCCTTCTACTATCACCGCATCGCCTGCTTTGATGCCTTCGCTGAGGGCAATTTCGGTATCGTTTTCGTGGGCGATGGTCACGTAGTTCCATTTGGCGAGGCCGCTCGTGTCGGTTTCGGCGGCGTAGGTAAATACTACCTTGCGACCGCTCCGCTCCACCACCGCCGCTTTGGGTACCACGATTTGGTTGGGAATGCCTTTCTCTACCTGTACCCGCACGTTCATGCCCTCAAAGAGGTACTTATCGGCCCCGTTGATGCGGGCCTTTAGCTGCACCAATCCCTGCTCGCTCACGTAGGGGTTGATCTCTACCACCTGCCCCTTGTAGCGGCGCTCGCCAAATGCCACGGGTTGCACCGCCACCGTTTGGCCCAACTGCACGGCCATGAGCTCGGTTTCGAGTACCGCAAACTCCACCAAAGGCGCGGCCTGACTCAGCAGCGTACAAAACTCCCCCGAAGCAGCACTGAAGGGTTTAGCGTTGAGATTGGCCACCACACCGCCAAAAGGTGCCCGTAAGTAAGTATTATCCACATCATTGCGGGCTTTTTGCAACGCCAACAGCCCCCGCTCGAAACCGCTGCGGAGTTTGATATAGGCCCATACATCGGCCTTAACGGAAGTGGTATCTCCCTTGCGACCTCCCTGTGAGATGAGCAGATCGTTGATCTCGACACGAGCCTCTGCGAGTTGAAGCTCGGCTTGGCGCAGGGCCAGCAGTTGCTCACGGTTTTCGAGTTGGGCCAAGAGTTGCCCTGCCCGCACAGACGAGCCGTTTTGTACATTGATTTGAGCGATAACCCCGTTGGTTTTAAAACCGATCCTTGATGCACTCTGATTAATCACCCGCCCATTTGACAGCAACAGCCACCGAAACGCCTTGCGTTGGGCAGTTTGGGTGGCTACTACAGGAATGGTACTGACAGAGGGGTTGGCTGTATCGGTTTCTTCCTCCGTGGGTTGGGAGGGAGTGCATTGTATTAACGTAACCAGTAAAGCAATAAGCAGATATTTCATACAGGGACTTTGGATAGGCAGGGAGTAAAATATGATGAAACGAGCAATAGAACAACTGCTTATTTTGAATATCTCACCGGTATGAAACCACTGAATGTGCCCTGTTTTATTTGGAGTATCTACAGCCGTTGACAAATTTTCGGTATTTTTGTATAAAACGATTTGTAAAACATGGACATTCAACACATTATTTCGATTAACTCAGAGATTCTATCGGGAACTCCCGTTTTTACGGGAACTCGTGTACCTATTGAAACCTTGTTTTGGCATTTAGAAGACGGAATTTCATTAGATAGCTTTTTGCAGGATTTTCCATCTGTAAAAAGAGAGCAGGCCGTTGGTTTATTGGAAATGGCCCAAAAAACAGTTGTCTCACCAAAATTTCTTCAATGGATTCATCAAATGGGTGCTTGATGAAAACTTGCCAAAACAATTAAAAAACGATTTTGTCGAACATGAAATATCTAACAAGAATAGGTTCACAATGATAATACCACCAACGTCATAAAATGGTTCAATTATTTATACTTTTTTCTAATTTACTCAAAATATCATCTACTTCATTAGGTTCAATATCAGTCATTTTATCTACATGACCTTGATGTATCTCTAACAATAACAAATGACCTTGATTTATTAAACCATTTTTGAAAAACAAGCTACTTTTATCAAGCAGTAGCGATTTAGTAGAAAGTTCACCTTCTGTATAGTATTGATATATAGGTTTCAAGTTTAATTGGCTCGAAATGAAAAATAATATTTTAGGATTTTTTAAATTTTTTTTAGAAAAAGATATGCCTTTTTCAACGCAAGGACCACATCCGTCGATAGGAATAACTAACGAAAACCCATCAAAGTTTTCTTTTGGAGAAACCTCTTTAAAGGTTGTATTTACTTTAATAAGCTCTTTTGATTGATTATTGCAACTTAGAAATAGCAAATAAACTATAAGATAAAAAATCTTCATTTGTCTTTGGATTTTTAGGATGATTATTTGATATCAAAAGACCTTCTCTTGAAACAAAGCAATCGACAAAATTAAAGGTATTTGCTTTAAAGATTTCCGTTTCCCCTATCAATTCAAACTTTTCATTGAAAATTTGAACACTAAAAGGTTTCATCAATACCAGATTTTCTAAAGAATAATTGTTAGTTTTTTCTTCTGTTGGAAAAAGCACAAATCTGTAAAATAGCTTCCTAAATTTATCATATTTAAGTAAGAAATAAGCATGGGTAGATTTATATGCATCAATCGAAGCTTTAAATGAATTACTTGATAATGGTAAAATTTTACCAGAATAATGGCGACTTTTGCCACTGAATCTTTTAACTTTATTTGTTTCCAAAGAAAAAAGATAAATACTGTCACTTGCAGGAAATGATACAATTAATTGTTGGCCAACCAAAATAGTTGTCGGTCGAAAATGTATAAAATCCCAGGTATCATTAGGGTCTTGTAATAATTCTGGAAATTTTAATGGCAAAGGTATAGCATCTTTTGTATTGCAATTTAAAGATACAAATGCCTCAGTATTCAATAACATTGCTTTTTTATTGGGATGTACTTTAGGCTGCATAAACCCAATAATTGAATTGTTATAAAATATAATTTTATTGTTGTTTTGAGGATAGATGCCTCGTTGCCCAGCTTCGGTATTGGCATCTAATCGGTAATTGTTTACTTTCTCTAATTTTGAATTAACATGGATTATACGATAGGGGTCTGTTAAAAGAAAAATAGAGTCATTAGCGTGATAATAGGCCTGAGATATATTGCCAACCCCGTTTGGTCCTTGCTCGGGAAAGCTAAGTCTTTTTGCTATTTTTTTATCTTTAATATCTATAAATAATAAATCATTATAGTTTGTTTTGAAAATGTAACTTCTACCACCTTCTTCTATATAATCTACTGTACTACTGTAAATAGCAACACTTTTATCAATGGGAATTTTGATTTCTTTTATTGTTTTTAAAGTTGCCGATATATTTTTTTTATCTTTATTATCTTCTTTACTAGAACATGATATTGCCAGAGCTACAAGGTAACAATATAATAAAGTATTTATATAGCTTAAATTTTTCATTTAATAGAATTTTAATACATTAAAATTCTATTGTTACTATTAAGCTTGTATGGTTGAAAAGAGTCAAAAGCAACAATAGAATTTATAGGACATTTAAATTGGATTCAAAAGTTTTACACCTTTGTTAGAGCGAGACTTTTAATGTTTTAAAGACATGCACAATTTCCTAAAGTACTTGGGGGACATTTCCATTCCTTGCCGCTGCTATCTAGTCTGCAATTTTGTCCAGAAGCCCAAGCTTCCCCTGCTGTGAAAAATAAAGCCCCGCCTAAACAAGAGATTATAAATGTAGATACTGCTAAAATCTTCATAGTCTTTTTCATGTTCCGTTTTGTTTAAATGTGTTAACTTTTTTTCCCACCTCTACCGCGCGTTAGGTCTGGTTAATGCAAAGGTGGGGGCTTACTACTACATAGTCAATCGGATAAGTAGCTGATTTTAGTCAGTTACTTTATCCATTTTTCGAGTTCCGGCTGCAATTTTGTAGCAAACCACACCAGTTTCGTGTATCCTTGCAATGAAAAACGCAGGCGAAGTTTCTCGCGGTGAGTCTTTACGGTATGTTGACTAATAAATAGTTTTTTTGCGGTTTGCTCAATGGTCAATCCCTGAGCGCAAGCCAAAAGCACTTCGCCTTCGCGGTAAGAGATTCGTTGGCCGTCGTATTCAAAAAATTTGTCACGTGGGGTCATAGCTGTATTTTGTTAAAGGTTAAGATTTGTTTTCAAGGCATGGGAAAAGGGCATAAAGTAAGCAACAGGGCTTTGCCTTCCGCTCAACCAAGCGATGAGTGGAAGGCACCCGGGGAAATACATACCACCGTTGCAGGCAGCAAGTACTGATGTGTGTGGGAAGGGGGGGGGGGTAATAAATTGATAATCAATACTTTGCATACTGTTTTGTTTTTGGTTTACGCTGTTTTTTAAACAAAAAATTATCTCCGTCTACCTGGCCACAGATCACCTTACCGTGGCGCGGCAGTTTAAATTGTAACGAGTATATAATTTTCAATGCAGGGTAAAAGCTAAAAACATAATGCTTAATAATGTAAATAAAAGGAGAAAGCGAAAGCAGCGCAAGAAAAAAAACAAATAGTTATCAAACGGCCTATCAGCGCTTAAAATACTGTTTTTAGCCCTAATAGGGTGACAGAAGGTAGAGAAAAAAAGAAACTTTATGAAAAGTATTTATTCCTTTTTATTGGGTTTTTCCGTACTCAGTTTGGTGGGGCTATTGCTGGTACCGAGGCTGTCGGTGCAGTTGGCCCCGTCGGGCGGGGGGCAAAACATCACCGTCAGCTACACTTGGTCGGGAGCCTCGCCGCTCACGCTGGAGGCGCAGGTCACTGCATTGCTGGAGGGTACGTTTAGTACGGTGCAGGGAGTAAAAAAAGTATCGTCGGTGTCTGGGTATGGCTACGGCTATGTGTCGTTGGAGTTAGACAAAAACGCCGATGCCGATGCCCTGCGGCTTGAGGTGGCGTCGTTGGTTCGGCAGGTGTACAAGCGGCTACCCGCTGGGATAAGCTACCCTCAAGTAGCCCTCAATACCCCCAACCAACAAGAGCGCCAAAAGCCCCTGCTTACCCTCCAACTTGATGGCCCCGCTGCGGCCGCTACGCTCCGCGAGTATGCCGAGGAACAACTCAAGCCCACATTGGCCCAAGTACGGGGTGTGTATCAAGTAGAAATCAGCGGCGGCAGCCGCCAAGAGTGGGTAGTGAACTACCATGCCGATGCACTCAAAAACTTACAACTAACTGAAAATCAAATAATTAATGCTATACAGCAACACTTCCGTCAAGAAGCCCTCGGGAGCCTAGCCCAACCCAACGGCCAAAAATTATCCGTAAGTATGGCTCCCCTCTCCAACGGATCGGAGTCGCGACCGACAGGGGACGGGGAGGGTCCGCCGCGCGGTGAGGTTACCCTGAGCAACATCCCCATCGCCAATCTTTCCGGGCGCATCGTCCGCTTGGGAGAAGTGGCCACCATCTCACGCCAAGAGCAGCCTGCTACGGCTTTTTACCGTGTCAACGGCCAAAATGCGTTGAATATGACCCTGTCTGCAGCGGCAGGAGCGAATCAATTGAAGGTAGCGCAGGAAGTGCGAAAACGCATCACTACCCTCCAACAACAATTGCCCACCGGCTACCAACTCCGCACCGAATACGACGCTACGCAATACATCGAAGAAAACCTGCAACGCATTGGTATTCAGTCAGGTTTTGCGGTGTTGATTCTGTTTTTGTTTGTGCTGCTCACTACCCGCAGTTGGGGATACATGGCCCTGATCGGGGTAAGTATGGTGGTGTGTTTGTTATTGTCGGTGATCCTGTTTTATATTTTTAGAGTGGAGATTCACCTGTATTCGCTGGCTGCGCTTACTACCTCGTTGGGCATCATTATCGACAATGTCATTGTGATGATTGACCACTATCGCCGCTACCGAAATTTGAGGGTATTTTCGGCGCTGTTGGGCGCTACACTCACCACCTGCGCAGGCTTGGCGGTCATCTGGTTTTTGCCCGACGAAGCCCGCGTTGACTTGCTTGATTTTGCAGTAGTTATGGTCATTACACTAGGGGTTTCGCTGGTGGTTGCAGTGGGTTTTGTGCCTGCGCTGATGGACAGTTCCTCTAAGTCAATGGCATTGACTAACCCCGAGCGACAAAAGGCAACATTACCGCGTGGCGAGGCTCTTTACGGGGATATTTTACGCCTTTTGGTACGTTTTCGCAAAACGACCATTTTGTCTGGAATTTTACTATTTGGAACTCCTATCTTTCTGCTTCCCAATCAGTTAGAAAAAGAAAGTTCGTTAGCAACTTATTACAATCCACTCTTTGGGAATGAATGGTTTAACGACCAAATACGTCCCATTTTGAACAAATGGCTGGGTGGAACCCTACGGCTTTTTGTGAATTATGTGTATGAAGGTGCGTACTTTGGCAAGTCTGAACGTACAGCATTATACGTTGTAGCCGAATTACCCAACAACAGCACGATCGAACAAATGAATTTGGTCTTTAAACGGCTGGAAAACGAGCTAAAAACGTACCCCGAAGTAGACCGTTTTATCACACAGATATACAACGGGCAGCAGGGCAGCATGGTGGTTTACTTCAAGAAAAACCACGAAGACGGCTCGTTTCCGTACCAACTCAAAAACCGTACAATCGCCCTTTCTACCGAAATGAGCGGCATTAGCTGGAATATTTACGGTGTAGGGCAGGGCTTCAGTCAGTCGTTGGAAGAAAACCAAACGCCGAGTTTTAACGTACGAATGTTGGGCTATAATTATCAACAACTGGAAGACCAAGCCACCCGACTGAAAACGTTATTGGAAGTACATCCGCGCATTCAGGAGGTGAATATTAACCGGGGAATGGGGATGTTCAGCAATAAAAATCTGTACGAATACGCCCTCCAAACTCAAAACAGCAGGTTAGCAATGCACAGCACTACTCTGTCGGGTATATATGAAGGGCTTCACCAACGCAGCAATCAACCTACCGATGACATATATACGTTTATGGAAAATAAATACGAGCCCATTAAGGTAATTCCTGCGCAGGCCCGCACTTTTGACGTGTATCAGCTCAATAATCAGCTATTTCAATCGGGTTCAGCACCGTATAAACTCAGGGCTTTGGCAACTGTTACCAAAGAGAAAGTCATTCCTGAGATTTTCAAAGAAGACCAGCAATACGTTCGGATGGTGAGTTTTGAGTATTTTGGTAGCGGGCATTTCGGCGATAAATTTCTGACCAAAACCTTAGAGGAATTTCGTCCCACACTGCCGGTAGGTTATACGGTCAAAAAATCAGAATACAATTGGTTCAGTGAAGAAACCCGCACACAATACGAACTGATTGGGTTGGTAATGGTACTGATTTATATCATTTGCGCGGTTATTTTTGAGAGTTTGCTCCAGCCTTTGGCCTTGATTGGGATGATTCCGCTATCGTATGTCGGGGTGTTTTTGGCTTTTTATTGGTTCGATTACAACTTCGACCAAGGCGGTTATGCGTCTTTTGTGCTGTTGGCGGGCAATGTGGTTTGTGCGGGTATATTTATCATTACCGAATGGAATATTATGCAGAAATCCGACCCAAAAAGACCACCTTTTGCGCTGTATCTGCGCGCTGTTCACCACAAAGTACGCCCGATTTTGCTTACGGTACTCTCGACGGTTGTCGGTTTGGTACCTTTTTTGTTGTACGAAAATGAGCCTTTTTGGTTTGCTTTAGGCGTAGGAACCATCGGTGGGCTGCTCATGTCGCTACTTGTTTTGCTGTTTTTTCTGCCCGTTTTTCTGATAAAAAAAAGGGATTTTGTATCTAACGATTATATATATACGTAAAAAACCAAAAACAATGGATTTTTGGTCAAATTTCTAACGGTAAAAAAATATACGTTTACTCAAAAACAGCTAGAAAAGCTGCCAAAAAACTAGCCAACCATAATTCTAACGATTATATATATACGTTAAATAGATTTCAGCCTTCACGCATACGATTTCAACCCCTGCAAACTGTATTCTTTTACGCCATGATTCCTTTTTCAGAAACTCCGATGCCACCGTCTTTCCCCACCATTCGGCGGTTTTACAGAACTTTTACATTTTACATCTTTCGCGAGGCCGCCCGTGCGGTTTACATTTCTCGGTTCTTAAAAATCATTCTCATTCTTTCCCTTTTCCCCACCTTTTTACTTTCTGCCCAACCGCGTGTGCTTACGCTTCAGGAAGCTGTCGAACTGGGCAAGGCCAATTCGCCGTATTATTATCGAGCAAAGAATACGTACGAACGCAGCTATTGGCGGTATCAGAATTTTAAGGCTAATTTCAAACCACAAATTCGCCTCAATGCCACCGCTCCCACTTTTTTTCGCTCCATCAACCCCGTCACTCAACCCGACGGCTCGATTGAATTTCGACGCGTCAATCAGGCCAATAATTCTGCAGGACTCAATATTGTGCAAAATATCGGGCTCACGGGCGGTCAACTTCGATTCGGAACCGCCCTGCAACGAACCGATAATTTTTTGGCTGGGCAAGCAAGTTTTTTTCTTTCCTCCCCTTTTACCCTTGCTTACGATCAAAACGCCTTGCTGTATAACGAGCTCAAATGGCGCAAACTCATCGAGCCGCTTACCTTCGAAACCGCCAACCGGGGGTATGCCGAAGATATGGAAGACGCTGGCTTAACGGCAGTGGGTTTGTTTTTTGAAGGGTTGGTAGCGCAGGTAGCCGTAGAAATTTCACTAACCAACCAGGCCAATACCGATACACTGTATAAAATTTCCAAAGAGCGATTTTCAATCGGCAAAATCACGGAAAACGAACTGCTTCAATTGGAACTCAATACCCTCAATGCCCAAAATCAGGTC encodes:
- a CDS encoding carboxypeptidase-like regulatory domain-containing protein, with the protein product MKRWSLLLLMGAFLAGNAQTPVVRGKVVNAKGEGIPYATLLSMTDAKVGAIANEEGAFTLTVGTLVVGQKMIVSALGYADTTFTLKKDEPAQPLIIRLRERPLALPEITVRKSSGKVFLLGNPQGEMLKHSPTDYYFVKASQSGAGVGTVFSTQKRKGTIEAISVFISESRPGNYVLTVFSLDEIGTDYKLYPKHQLVPLISRPISFTASKTGWIDIENLAIMVPANYLAVLVTKVNEASEAGSALPQTSYEYRIGRQFPKGGAARHIYVFGDRYAVLAKNDDISAIYVTCRE
- a CDS encoding 6-bladed beta-propeller; this encodes MGRFTCLASVNTNSLICYEGNSFRYHLHRIGGGMGEYLTLHAFAIDTLKNELMIYDRTQFKVCYYDLKSGNFKCEQKYRRWVSNIEFLDAAHQVITMDYDEKSYLQVVDREFNHLQASLATEYPLITDAVFPASFSYIDSSLYYAEPFNEVIYRITNKAIVPYLKIDFGTSVFPKTNWKSTDTEQVEQRLQKGEYAFMVNLVSERNNVINFFHYYTPTSHHLVRYNQKTGHTEQFKNVSEEIKENSIPFPMACYQNMYLKPVYPDELNRSNPTLWWNRSDILRNIPVGTEANTILLLNYRLAQ
- a CDS encoding helix-turn-helix domain-containing protein; this translates as MLKDKKILLINVEGATRLRDYFRALQAEATMYESCTVGEVLPISVREQADFVIIEVTHENSMEIARLFAKNAPLTRIIVLTALSQAAAVVVANVQMHALLLSGCVFDEYLTCLWQISEGYFYFSEGLQRQMARKQVKTTGNLVFFDVLSSREREVLSLLCEGFTNAQIGLSLFISAETVKNHKINIMEKLHLKTNNDLLLWVGEIRKEWREHFGIK
- a CDS encoding efflux RND transporter periplasmic adaptor subunit translates to MKYLLIALLVTLIQCTPSQPTEEETDTANPSVSTIPVVATQTAQRKAFRWLLLSNGRVINQSASRIGFKTNGVIAQINVQNGSSVRAGQLLAQLENREQLLALRQAELQLAEARVEINDLLISQGGRKGDTTSVKADVWAYIKLRSGFERGLLALQKARNDVDNTYLRAPFGGVVANLNAKPFSAASGEFCTLLSQAAPLVEFAVLETELMAVQLGQTVAVQPVAFGERRYKGQVVEINPYVSEQGLVQLKARINGADKYLFEGMNVRVQVEKGIPNQIVVPKAAVVERSGRKVVFTYAAETDTSGLAKWNYVTIAHENDTEIALSEGIKAGDAVIVEGNLNLGHDARVRLKKKENPD
- a CDS encoding DUF433 domain-containing protein, with protein sequence MDIQHIISINSEILSGTPVFTGTRVPIETLFWHLEDGISLDSFLQDFPSVKREQAVGLLEMAQKTVVSPKFLQWIHQMGA
- a CDS encoding DUF4221 family protein, whose product is MKNLSYINTLLYCYLVALAISCSSKEDNKDKKNISATLKTIKEIKIPIDKSVAIYSSTVDYIEEGGRSYIFKTNYNDLLFIDIKDKKIAKRLSFPEQGPNGVGNISQAYYHANDSIFLLTDPYRIIHVNSKLEKVNNYRLDANTEAGQRGIYPQNNNKIIFYNNSIIGFMQPKVHPNKKAMLLNTEAFVSLNCNTKDAIPLPLKFPELLQDPNDTWDFIHFRPTTILVGQQLIVSFPASDSIYLFSLETNKVKRFSGKSRHYSGKILPLSSNSFKASIDAYKSTHAYFLLKYDKFRKLFYRFVLFPTEEKTNNYSLENLVLMKPFSVQIFNEKFELIGETEIFKANTFNFVDCFVSREGLLISNNHPKNPKTNEDFLSYSLFAISKLQ
- a CDS encoding response regulator transcription factor; protein product: MTPRDKFFEYDGQRISYREGEVLLACAQGLTIEQTAKKLFISQHTVKTHREKLRLRFSLQGYTKLVWFATKLQPELEKWIK
- a CDS encoding efflux RND transporter permease subunit, coding for MKSIYSFLLGFSVLSLVGLLLVPRLSVQLAPSGGGQNITVSYTWSGASPLTLEAQVTALLEGTFSTVQGVKKVSSVSGYGYGYVSLELDKNADADALRLEVASLVRQVYKRLPAGISYPQVALNTPNQQERQKPLLTLQLDGPAAAATLREYAEEQLKPTLAQVRGVYQVEISGGSRQEWVVNYHADALKNLQLTENQIINAIQQHFRQEALGSLAQPNGQKLSVSMAPLSNGSESRPTGDGEGPPRGEVTLSNIPIANLSGRIVRLGEVATISRQEQPATAFYRVNGQNALNMTLSAAAGANQLKVAQEVRKRITTLQQQLPTGYQLRTEYDATQYIEENLQRIGIQSGFAVLILFLFVLLTTRSWGYMALIGVSMVVCLLLSVILFYIFRVEIHLYSLAALTTSLGIIIDNVIVMIDHYRRYRNLRVFSALLGATLTTCAGLAVIWFLPDEARVDLLDFAVVMVITLGVSLVVAVGFVPALMDSSSKSMALTNPERQKATLPRGEALYGDILRLLVRFRKTTILSGILLFGTPIFLLPNQLEKESSLATYYNPLFGNEWFNDQIRPILNKWLGGTLRLFVNYVYEGAYFGKSERTALYVVAELPNNSTIEQMNLVFKRLENELKTYPEVDRFITQIYNGQQGSMVVYFKKNHEDGSFPYQLKNRTIALSTEMSGISWNIYGVGQGFSQSLEENQTPSFNVRMLGYNYQQLEDQATRLKTLLEVHPRIQEVNINRGMGMFSNKNLYEYALQTQNSRLAMHSTTLSGIYEGLHQRSNQPTDDIYTFMENKYEPIKVIPAQARTFDVYQLNNQLFQSGSAPYKLRALATVTKEKVIPEIFKEDQQYVRMVSFEYFGSGHFGDKFLTKTLEEFRPTLPVGYTVKKSEYNWFSEETRTQYELIGLVMVLIYIICAVIFESLLQPLALIGMIPLSYVGVFLAFYWFDYNFDQGGYASFVLLAGNVVCAGIFIITEWNIMQKSDPKRPPFALYLRAVHHKVRPILLTVLSTVVGLVPFLLYENEPFWFALGVGTIGGLLMSLLVLLFFLPVFLIKKRDFVSNDYIYT
- a CDS encoding TolC family protein; translated protein: MIPFSETPMPPSFPTIRRFYRTFTFYIFREAARAVYISRFLKIILILSLFPTFLLSAQPRVLTLQEAVELGKANSPYYYRAKNTYERSYWRYQNFKANFKPQIRLNATAPTFFRSINPVTQPDGSIEFRRVNQANNSAGLNIVQNIGLTGGQLRFGTALQRTDNFLAGQASFFLSSPFTLAYDQNALLYNELKWRKLIEPLTFETANRGYAEDMEDAGLTAVGLFFEGLVAQVAVEISLTNQANTDTLYKISKERFSIGKITENELLQLELNTLNAQNQVNEAKVNLEIASQNLKRILGLSLTEQLVYTIPPQIPTLTISPELALTEARNNRKALIDFKSQRLEADRQIAEAKGSNSINFSVLANVGTQQTGQRFSDAYSNLQNRQYIGVNIDVPIQDWGYRKSQIKLAKANRELIEVTVKQEEINFEQEIYLQALRFNQQNSQLLVAQKADTIAHRRLEITKQRYLLGKISTTDLNIALNETVQARQNFVNVLKTYWTSFYTLRRLTLFDFQRMEKITYGEKRF